In one window of Zhihengliuella sp. ISTPL4 DNA:
- a CDS encoding DegT/DnrJ/EryC1/StrS family aminotransferase yields the protein MSSPDVGAEEEEAVVAAMRSGWIAPLGPDVDAFERELADRVGVAHGVALSSGTAGLHLGLLTLGVRPGDVVLTSSMTFAATANAITYTGAEPYFIDADPRTGNMDPALLRDALIELRDAGETAAAIVPVDLLGKAVDYTAILAVADEFDVPVLADAAESLGAAHAGRPAGSFGRASVVSFNGNKIMTTSGGGMLLTDDEGFAQHVRYLATQARQPVVHYEHTDIGFNYRMSNLLAALGRAQLARLDAMIARRREMRELYKRLFADIDGVEVFGAEGDDADNVWLTSILVDSAVTGWEPSTLAAALADDDIESRPLWKPMHAQPVFAANRRRISGASDALFARGLTLPSGSALTDDQRARVVTAIRGFLDR from the coding sequence ATGTCGTCCCCGGACGTCGGCGCGGAGGAGGAGGAGGCCGTCGTCGCCGCGATGCGCTCCGGGTGGATCGCACCCCTCGGACCGGATGTGGACGCGTTCGAGCGCGAGCTGGCAGACCGCGTCGGCGTCGCGCACGGCGTCGCGCTGAGCTCGGGCACCGCAGGGCTGCACCTCGGTCTGCTCACGCTCGGGGTGCGGCCGGGGGATGTGGTCCTGACATCGTCGATGACCTTCGCCGCCACGGCGAACGCGATCACGTACACCGGTGCGGAGCCCTACTTCATCGACGCCGATCCGCGGACCGGCAACATGGACCCGGCCCTGCTGCGGGACGCGCTGATCGAGCTCCGCGACGCGGGAGAGACCGCGGCGGCCATCGTCCCCGTCGACCTCCTCGGCAAGGCCGTCGACTACACCGCGATCCTGGCGGTCGCGGACGAGTTCGATGTTCCCGTGCTCGCGGACGCCGCCGAGTCTTTGGGTGCCGCACACGCCGGGCGCCCGGCCGGGAGCTTCGGACGCGCGTCGGTGGTGTCGTTCAACGGCAACAAGATCATGACCACGTCGGGCGGCGGCATGCTGCTCACCGACGACGAGGGTTTCGCACAGCACGTGAGGTACCTCGCGACGCAGGCGCGGCAGCCGGTCGTGCACTACGAGCACACCGACATCGGCTTCAACTACCGGATGAGCAATCTCCTGGCGGCCCTGGGACGGGCGCAGCTCGCCCGTCTCGACGCGATGATCGCGCGGCGGCGGGAGATGCGGGAGCTCTATAAGCGCCTGTTCGCCGACATCGACGGCGTCGAGGTGTTCGGCGCGGAAGGTGACGATGCCGACAACGTCTGGCTCACGTCGATCCTCGTCGACTCCGCGGTGACCGGATGGGAGCCGTCCACGCTCGCCGCCGCGCTCGCGGATGACGACATCGAGAGTCGCCCCCTGTGGAAGCCGATGCACGCGCAGCCCGTCTTCGCGGCGAACCGTCGACGGATCTCCGGAGCGTCGGACGCACTGTTCGCGCGCGGACTGACCCTGCCGAGCGGTTCCGCCCTCACGGACGACCAGCGGGCGCGCGTGGTGACCGCGATCCGCGGCTTCCTGGACCGATGA
- a CDS encoding polysaccharide biosynthesis protein, with amino-acid sequence MSDAYTIGGEAEEPRSPSQASVKQRRRRRFAALVDGACWSFGVVLAVALRFEFQMDAQGWIATSILAVVAGAIQIILGFATALYRGRFTYGSFDEVRTLAFIVVAEALALSLVVFPLGPLIGIPRATLLLAFPFVLLLMFGVRYVARLVIERSRKPGVDAEPALIIGAGFVADKLLANMTTDPLSPIRPVGLLEDDPDKRNLRLRGVSVIGTTRDIAAARARTGATLAVIAIARADSALLRALTDCAEAAGLRVAVTPSIEMMTSGRRALTDLRDISIEDLIGRHPVDTNVELIAGYITGRRVLVTGAGGSIGAELCRQLAKFGPRELIMLDRDETGLQFAQLGTAGHGLLDTQDVVLADIRDTATLERIFDERRPEVVFHAAALKHLPMLEQYPDEAWKTNVIGTLNVLNASRRAGVSTFVNISTDKAANPTSVLGHSKRVAEKLTAWAGEDTGMRYLSVRFGNVIGSRGSMLPTFQRLIAEGKPLTVTHPEATRYFMTIPEACQLVVQAGGIGRAGEVLILDMGEPVSILEVAKRMIAMSGKNIEIVFTGLRAGEKLHEELVGSRETLERPFHPKVSHTRADTITPDRLDKEGWMRRMFATPRENDTVTIASVKMGQVAEL; translated from the coding sequence GTGAGCGACGCATACACGATCGGCGGCGAGGCCGAAGAGCCCCGGTCGCCCTCGCAGGCGTCGGTGAAGCAACGGCGCCGTCGTCGGTTCGCCGCGCTGGTCGACGGGGCGTGCTGGAGTTTCGGCGTCGTCCTCGCGGTGGCGCTCCGGTTCGAGTTCCAGATGGACGCCCAGGGGTGGATCGCGACCAGCATCCTCGCGGTGGTCGCCGGAGCCATCCAGATCATCCTCGGCTTCGCGACAGCGCTGTACCGCGGCCGATTCACGTACGGGTCTTTCGATGAGGTCCGCACGTTGGCGTTCATCGTCGTCGCCGAAGCGCTCGCGCTGTCGCTCGTCGTCTTCCCGCTCGGCCCGCTGATCGGGATACCCCGCGCGACGCTGCTCCTTGCCTTCCCCTTCGTGCTGCTGCTCATGTTCGGCGTGCGGTACGTGGCGCGGCTCGTCATCGAGCGTTCGCGAAAACCCGGGGTGGATGCCGAGCCGGCGCTCATCATCGGAGCCGGATTCGTCGCCGACAAGCTTCTCGCCAACATGACGACGGATCCGCTGTCGCCGATCCGGCCCGTCGGACTCCTCGAAGACGACCCCGATAAGCGGAACCTGCGCCTGCGCGGGGTCTCGGTGATCGGCACCACGCGGGACATCGCCGCCGCGCGCGCACGCACCGGGGCGACGCTCGCCGTGATCGCCATCGCCCGGGCGGACAGCGCGCTGCTGCGTGCGCTCACCGACTGCGCGGAGGCCGCAGGATTGCGCGTTGCGGTCACCCCCAGCATCGAGATGATGACCTCAGGTCGGCGGGCGCTCACCGACCTGCGTGACATCAGCATCGAGGATCTCATCGGCCGTCACCCGGTGGACACCAACGTCGAACTCATCGCCGGGTACATCACCGGTCGTCGCGTGCTCGTGACCGGCGCCGGCGGCTCGATCGGCGCCGAGCTGTGCCGGCAGCTCGCGAAGTTCGGCCCCCGCGAGCTCATCATGCTCGACCGCGACGAGACCGGGCTGCAGTTCGCGCAGCTCGGCACCGCCGGTCACGGGCTGCTCGACACGCAGGACGTCGTGCTCGCCGACATCCGCGACACGGCGACGCTCGAGCGGATCTTCGACGAACGCCGGCCGGAGGTGGTCTTCCACGCCGCCGCGCTCAAGCACCTGCCGATGCTCGAGCAATACCCCGACGAAGCCTGGAAGACGAACGTCATCGGCACGCTCAACGTACTCAATGCGTCCCGACGCGCGGGTGTGAGCACGTTCGTCAACATCTCCACGGACAAGGCGGCCAACCCCACCAGCGTGCTCGGACACTCCAAGCGCGTCGCGGAGAAGCTCACCGCCTGGGCCGGCGAGGACACCGGCATGCGGTACCTCTCCGTCCGCTTCGGCAACGTCATCGGCAGCCGCGGATCGATGCTCCCGACGTTCCAGCGGCTCATCGCCGAGGGAAAGCCGCTCACCGTCACCCATCCCGAGGCGACACGGTACTTCATGACCATCCCGGAAGCGTGCCAGCTCGTCGTGCAGGCGGGCGGCATCGGCCGCGCCGGTGAGGTTCTCATCCTCGACATGGGGGAGCCGGTGTCGATCCTCGAGGTCGCGAAGCGGATGATCGCCATGTCCGGCAAGAACATCGAGATCGTCTTCACCGGACTGCGCGCGGGCGAGAAGCTGCATGAGGAGCTCGTCGGTTCCCGAGAGACTCTCGAGCGTCCGTTCCACCCCAAGGTCTCCCATACGCGTGCCGACACGATCACGCCCGACCGCCTCGACAAGGAAGGCTGGATGCGCCGGATGTTCGCGACGCCCCGCGAGAACGACACGGTCACGATTGCCTCGGTGAAGATGGGACAGGTGGCCGAGCTGTGA
- a CDS encoding tyrosine-protein kinase domain-containing protein codes for MQLQDYLRIVRRQIVVIVSGLLIGLSVGAMVAMLTPQRFEASTQMMVTVRLSETASPTERAQATGYATQIVQTYRDVVTSSLVLDRVIEDLALSASPSDIAAATSVSSELNSTILSIQVRDTNPGQAARIANGIAESFTAVVADTLENRGQETPFSIGVVTLQTAQVPTTPVAPNMQLSLAVGAVIGLGIGLAVALLRSLLDQRVRTQADVEAAVPAPLLGRIPFDTDTGERPLAISSAPQSTRAEAYRALRTNVHFLFRENRGVFVVTSSGPGEGKSTTAANLALAFADAGHRVALIDADLRLPRVSEYFGIEGGVGLSDVLVGRVRLNDVIQRWGRSALFVLPAGTVPPNPAELLGSSAMEELVQAASAAFDVVIIDAPPLLLVTDAAVIARVTTGAILVAASGSTPSGRLSAAAKSIEAVGATVLGTVLTKVPLGRRDAAAQASAAAGAAR; via the coding sequence ATGCAGCTCCAGGACTATCTTCGGATCGTCCGACGGCAGATCGTCGTCATCGTCTCCGGGCTGCTCATCGGACTCTCGGTGGGCGCGATGGTGGCGATGCTCACGCCGCAGCGCTTCGAAGCATCGACGCAGATGATGGTCACGGTGCGATTGTCCGAGACGGCCTCCCCCACCGAGCGCGCTCAGGCCACCGGCTACGCCACCCAGATCGTCCAGACCTACCGCGATGTCGTGACGAGCTCACTCGTGCTCGACCGCGTCATCGAAGACCTCGCCCTGTCCGCATCGCCTTCGGACATTGCCGCCGCCACCTCCGTCTCCTCGGAGCTGAACAGTACGATCCTCTCCATCCAGGTTCGCGACACGAATCCCGGCCAGGCCGCGCGGATCGCGAACGGCATCGCCGAGAGCTTCACCGCCGTCGTGGCCGACACTCTCGAGAACCGTGGTCAGGAAACGCCCTTCTCGATCGGTGTCGTCACCCTGCAGACGGCGCAGGTGCCCACGACACCGGTCGCGCCGAACATGCAGCTCTCCCTGGCGGTGGGCGCGGTCATCGGTCTCGGCATCGGCCTAGCGGTGGCGCTCCTGCGTTCCCTGCTCGATCAGCGCGTACGCACGCAGGCGGACGTGGAGGCGGCCGTGCCCGCTCCCCTCCTCGGCCGCATCCCCTTCGACACCGACACCGGAGAGCGACCACTCGCCATCAGCTCGGCCCCGCAGAGCACCAGAGCCGAGGCCTACCGTGCCCTTCGGACGAACGTGCACTTCCTGTTCCGGGAGAACCGCGGCGTCTTCGTCGTCACGAGCTCGGGGCCCGGCGAGGGCAAGTCGACGACGGCGGCCAATCTCGCTCTCGCGTTCGCCGATGCCGGGCATCGGGTCGCCCTCATCGATGCGGACCTGCGGCTCCCCCGAGTCTCAGAGTACTTCGGGATCGAGGGCGGCGTCGGCCTCAGCGACGTGCTGGTCGGCCGGGTCCGCCTCAACGACGTCATCCAGCGGTGGGGGCGCAGCGCGCTGTTCGTGCTTCCTGCGGGCACCGTGCCCCCGAACCCTGCAGAGCTGCTCGGCTCGTCGGCGATGGAGGAACTCGTGCAGGCGGCCTCCGCCGCCTTCGATGTCGTCATCATCGACGCACCGCCTCTGCTTCTCGTGACGGACGCCGCCGTCATCGCCCGAGTTACCACCGGAGCGATCCTCGTGGCCGCGTCGGGCAGCACGCCATCCGGGCGGCTGTCGGCGGCAGCCAAGAGCATCGAGGCCGTCGGGGCCACCGTCCTCGGCACCGTCCTCACCAAGGTGCCGCTCGGGCGACGGGATGCCGCCGCACAGGCCTCGGCCGCGGCCGGAGCCGCGCGATGA
- a CDS encoding tyrosine-protein kinase domain-containing protein, translating to MELRDYVRILHRNWIMILVLLVLGVAGGAGYAALQQPTYVASTQLYVSVRTEGAATGDLVQGTTFARQMVTSYVDVVSTALVLDPVIQELDLDESVTGLSRRVTATTPLNTVLIDVSVTDGNAARAAQIADAVAASFQSAVQNTLEQPAAEGAVSPVQITVTEPAEVPTSPVSPNTRLLIALGGIIGLALGVAAAVLRTVLDNRIHTLHDIEALTDRPVLGGIAFDPEAPKRPLIVHADPRSPRAESFRSLRTNLQFLNLDSGPRIFVVSSAGPGEGKSTTTANLAIALAETGARVALLDGDLRLPRVADYMGVEGGAGLTDVLIGRMDVADALQKWGRNDLYVLPSGQVPPNPSELLGSAAMDDVLQALGEYFDYVLIDAPPLLLVTDAAVLGTKTRGVILAAASGKTKKQELSGAVRALENAGVQLLGVVVTMLPTKGPDSYGYGAYTYGSTHGLDGTQSTKATAKLGIRKGRRSAPKKRTTARA from the coding sequence GTGGAACTTCGCGACTATGTGCGCATCCTGCACCGCAACTGGATCATGATCCTGGTCCTCCTCGTCCTCGGTGTCGCGGGAGGCGCCGGATATGCGGCGCTGCAGCAGCCCACCTACGTCGCCTCGACGCAGCTGTACGTCTCGGTGCGCACGGAGGGAGCCGCCACCGGCGACCTCGTGCAGGGCACGACGTTCGCGCGGCAGATGGTGACCAGCTACGTCGATGTGGTGAGCACGGCCCTCGTACTCGACCCGGTCATCCAGGAACTGGATCTGGACGAGTCCGTCACAGGACTGAGCCGTCGCGTCACCGCCACGACGCCGTTGAACACCGTCCTCATCGATGTCAGCGTGACCGACGGGAACGCAGCCAGAGCGGCGCAGATCGCGGACGCCGTGGCCGCGAGCTTCCAGAGCGCGGTGCAGAACACGCTGGAGCAGCCCGCCGCCGAGGGCGCGGTCAGTCCCGTACAGATCACGGTGACCGAGCCGGCGGAGGTCCCCACCTCGCCGGTGAGCCCGAACACGCGCTTGCTGATCGCCCTCGGCGGCATCATCGGTCTGGCTCTCGGCGTCGCGGCTGCGGTGCTGCGTACCGTGCTCGACAACCGCATCCACACCCTCCATGATATCGAGGCGCTCACGGATCGTCCCGTACTGGGCGGCATCGCGTTCGACCCCGAGGCACCGAAGCGTCCGCTGATCGTCCACGCCGATCCCCGCAGTCCCCGCGCCGAGTCCTTCCGCAGCCTGCGGACGAACCTGCAGTTCCTGAACCTCGACAGCGGTCCGCGCATCTTCGTCGTGTCCAGCGCCGGCCCCGGCGAGGGCAAGTCGACGACGACCGCCAACCTCGCCATCGCCCTCGCGGAGACCGGGGCGCGGGTCGCGCTCCTCGACGGTGACCTCCGTCTTCCGCGCGTCGCCGACTACATGGGCGTGGAGGGCGGCGCCGGCCTGACAGACGTGCTGATCGGGCGGATGGATGTGGCGGACGCCCTCCAGAAGTGGGGCCGGAACGACCTGTACGTCCTGCCCAGCGGCCAGGTTCCGCCCAACCCCAGTGAGCTGCTCGGCTCGGCGGCGATGGACGACGTGCTGCAGGCGCTGGGCGAGTACTTCGACTATGTCCTGATCGATGCTCCACCACTGCTCCTCGTGACGGACGCCGCGGTCCTCGGCACCAAGACGCGGGGTGTGATCCTCGCCGCCGCTTCGGGGAAGACCAAGAAGCAGGAGCTGTCCGGCGCCGTCCGCGCCCTCGAGAACGCGGGCGTGCAGCTGCTGGGCGTCGTGGTCACGATGCTGCCGACGAAGGGTCCGGACAGCTACGGCTACGGCGCGTACACCTACGGCTCGACCCACGGGCTCGACGGCACGCAGTCAACGAAGGCCACGGCGAAGCTCGGGATCCGGAAGGGCAGGAGGAGCGCCCCGAAGAAGCGCACGACCGCCCGTGCCTGA
- a CDS encoding sugar transferase — translation MSAGRQAYDIVKRGLDILIAAVALVLLSPVIVATAALVAVRLGRPVLFAQPRPGRHGRIFTLYKFRSMRAVDASRGWVSDADRLTPFGARLRATSLDELPSLWNVLRGDMSIVGPRPLLVEYLDRYTPEQARRHQVRPGITGLAQVTGRNAVTWEQRFAQDVRYVDRRSIGLDLRIVVATIGAVWRREGITAEGQATMAKFGETHD, via the coding sequence ATGAGCGCCGGTCGCCAGGCGTACGACATCGTGAAGCGCGGCCTCGACATCCTCATCGCGGCCGTCGCCCTGGTCCTGCTGTCTCCGGTGATCGTCGCGACGGCGGCTCTGGTCGCCGTGCGGCTCGGGCGGCCGGTGCTGTTCGCGCAGCCCCGCCCGGGGAGGCACGGCCGGATCTTCACCTTGTACAAGTTCCGCTCCATGCGGGCGGTGGACGCATCGCGCGGCTGGGTGAGCGACGCCGACCGTCTCACCCCGTTCGGGGCACGCCTCCGGGCGACCAGCCTGGACGAGCTGCCCAGCCTGTGGAACGTGCTGCGGGGCGACATGAGCATCGTCGGACCTCGTCCGCTCCTGGTCGAGTACCTCGACCGCTACACTCCCGAGCAGGCGCGACGGCATCAGGTGCGGCCAGGGATCACCGGTCTTGCGCAGGTCACGGGCCGCAACGCCGTGACCTGGGAGCAGCGCTTCGCCCAGGACGTGCGATACGTGGATCGGCGCAGCATCGGGCTGGACCTTCGCATCGTGGTCGCCACGATCGGTGCGGTGTGGCGCCGCGAGGGGATCACCGCAGAGGGACAGGCGACCATGGCGAAGTTCGGAGAGACGCATGACTGA
- a CDS encoding GtrA family protein, whose amino-acid sequence MNPPSRLRRLAGVGSRFLVVGALSTLIEVGVFNLLVFVWGWDVVTAKITASLVALVNAYIGNREWTFRHRDRRGRTAEVLLFLATNAVCTALGAALVWVGVEAVAAVLDRTPGAVALNAVNLVSIVIVVLLRFVLYHGVVFRVASPKA is encoded by the coding sequence ATGAATCCTCCCTCGCGACTGCGCCGCCTCGCCGGTGTGGGCAGCCGGTTCCTCGTCGTGGGCGCGTTGAGCACCCTCATCGAGGTCGGCGTCTTCAACCTCCTGGTCTTCGTGTGGGGATGGGACGTCGTGACCGCGAAGATCACGGCGTCGCTCGTCGCCCTCGTGAACGCGTACATCGGCAACCGCGAGTGGACGTTCCGTCATCGCGACCGCCGCGGGCGGACCGCCGAGGTGCTGCTGTTCCTCGCGACGAACGCCGTGTGCACGGCGCTCGGCGCGGCGCTGGTCTGGGTGGGCGTGGAGGCCGTCGCTGCCGTGCTCGACCGCACGCCGGGCGCTGTCGCCCTCAACGCGGTGAACCTCGTCAGCATCGTCATCGTCGTGCTGCTGCGCTTCGTGCTCTACCACGGCGTGGTGTTCCGGGTGGCGTCGCCGAAGGCCTGA
- a CDS encoding polysaccharide biosynthesis protein: protein MMSHSYDGARVLVTGGTGSFGHTVARKLLERDVAEIRIFSRDEAKQDLMRHEVRDGRLRFYVGDVRDYDSVERATRDVDFIFHAAALKQVPSCEFFPMEAVRTNVHGSENVVRAADRNGVSSVVALSTDKAVYPVNAMGMSKALMEKVAQSHGLNNPNTATTVSCVRYGNVMYSRGSVIPLFIRQIKSGGNITITNPDMTRFMMSLAHSVDLVEFAFRNAQQGDLFVRKAKATSIGTLAQAVLNLFRSDAKIEIIGTRHAEKLSEALATREELSRARDMGEYFRVVADNRDLNYSVYFEEGDVAQSRFEDYDSHTVEQMSITEVEELLLTLPEVRAELRAAGLPDGSGAV from the coding sequence ATGATGAGCCACTCGTACGACGGTGCCCGCGTCCTGGTCACGGGCGGAACGGGCTCGTTCGGCCACACGGTGGCCAGGAAGCTCCTCGAACGAGACGTCGCCGAGATCCGCATCTTCAGCAGGGACGAGGCGAAGCAGGACCTCATGCGACACGAGGTCAGGGACGGACGCCTGCGGTTCTACGTCGGCGACGTGCGCGACTACGACAGCGTCGAGCGGGCCACCAGGGACGTCGACTTCATCTTCCACGCCGCCGCGCTCAAGCAGGTCCCGTCGTGCGAGTTCTTCCCGATGGAGGCCGTTCGCACGAACGTGCACGGAAGCGAGAACGTGGTGCGCGCCGCCGACCGCAACGGCGTCTCCTCCGTCGTGGCGCTGAGCACCGACAAGGCCGTGTACCCGGTGAACGCGATGGGCATGTCGAAGGCCCTCATGGAGAAGGTCGCGCAGTCACACGGCCTGAACAACCCCAACACGGCGACGACGGTCTCGTGCGTGCGCTACGGCAACGTGATGTACTCCCGCGGCTCGGTCATCCCGCTGTTCATCCGCCAGATCAAGTCCGGCGGGAACATCACGATCACCAACCCCGACATGACCCGCTTCATGATGTCGCTGGCGCATTCGGTCGATCTCGTCGAGTTCGCGTTCCGGAACGCGCAGCAGGGCGACCTCTTCGTCCGCAAAGCCAAGGCGACGTCGATCGGCACCCTCGCCCAGGCCGTGCTCAACCTCTTCCGCTCCGACGCGAAGATCGAGATCATCGGCACCCGCCATGCGGAGAAGCTGTCCGAGGCGCTCGCGACGCGGGAGGAACTGTCGCGCGCCCGGGACATGGGCGAGTACTTCCGGGTGGTCGCCGACAACCGCGACCTGAACTACAGCGTGTACTTCGAGGAGGGCGATGTCGCGCAGAGCCGCTTCGAGGACTACGACTCGCACACGGTCGAGCAGATGTCGATCACCGAGGTGGAGGAGCTGCTGCTGACGCTGCCGGAGGTGCGTGCGGAGCTCCGTGCCGCGGGACTCCCCGACGGATCGGGC
- a CDS encoding glycosyltransferase family 2 protein, with amino-acid sequence MTLRHLAIVMPAYNEVEGIRGFIDEIRTAVAPLTEVVSFHVADDRSTDATAAAFDGVADTVVEVQAVNRGHGPTALAAYRAGLSVDPDVLVHVDGDGQFRGADFPRLIEALTSEHADVVHGVRDGRTDPWYRKALTGAVGLLIAVAAGRRIPDVNTPLRAYRPEVLRVLIDAVPADATVPHVHFSLAEARGGFRVRYLRVESIPRRGASPTGTMWGRGGGISLPPKRLRAFVLIALAEAWRLSLRPSAPLRHLPRPEHVGS; translated from the coding sequence GTGACTCTCCGCCACCTCGCCATCGTCATGCCTGCCTACAACGAGGTCGAAGGCATTCGGGGCTTCATCGATGAGATCCGCACCGCCGTCGCCCCGCTGACGGAGGTGGTCAGCTTCCACGTCGCCGACGATCGGTCGACGGATGCCACCGCGGCGGCTTTCGACGGCGTCGCCGACACGGTCGTGGAGGTGCAGGCCGTGAATCGCGGACATGGCCCCACCGCCCTCGCGGCATACCGTGCGGGACTCTCCGTCGATCCGGACGTCCTCGTGCACGTCGACGGGGACGGTCAGTTCCGCGGCGCGGACTTCCCCCGCCTCATCGAGGCGCTCACGTCGGAGCACGCGGATGTGGTGCACGGCGTGCGTGACGGCCGCACCGACCCCTGGTATCGCAAGGCCCTGACCGGCGCGGTCGGGCTTCTCATCGCGGTGGCTGCCGGACGGCGCATCCCCGACGTGAACACTCCCCTCCGCGCCTACCGTCCGGAGGTGCTGCGCGTGCTGATCGATGCGGTGCCTGCGGACGCCACGGTGCCGCACGTGCACTTCTCCCTCGCGGAGGCCCGCGGCGGCTTCCGCGTGCGCTATCTGCGCGTGGAGAGCATTCCGCGCCGCGGCGCCTCGCCCACCGGCACCATGTGGGGCCGTGGCGGCGGGATCTCCCTTCCGCCGAAGCGGCTCCGCGCGTTCGTCCTGATCGCTCTCGCCGAAGCCTGGCGGCTCTCCCTCCGTCCGTCTGCGCCGTTGCGGCACCTGCCTCGACCGGAGCATGTCGGATCATGA
- a CDS encoding glycosyltransferase family 4 protein yields the protein MRVLIVSQYYPPEAVPLPADLAQGLSARGHQVKVLTAYPNYPSGRIFPGYRQRWRHTEADGAVAVHRVPLFADHSPSAVKRMLNYVSFALSSATAGRLGRGADVIYVYATQMTAGFGPWLWRAMGGTPYVLHVQDLWPDSIVGSSFVAGGRASRLVSGVLDPWLRSAYGRAAGVIGIAPTMVATLTARGVPRDRAHLVYNWADAGETVTSTLPPAEAPRAEIVYAGNVGDMQDLDTVVRATHAAADAGVRLTIVGDGVAKPALRALVDSLGAENVHFLDPVPRERMREVYARADYALVSLRDRPVFRGTIPSKLQAVLSAGLPVVTTVQGDVRALVNDASAGLTADAEDVGSIEAALRAAATLPAADRAAMGRRGRELYDRHFSRDSGISSIEGLLTAAAKGTSR from the coding sequence ATGAGGGTCCTGATCGTGTCGCAGTACTACCCGCCGGAGGCTGTGCCACTCCCGGCCGACCTCGCGCAGGGCCTCTCGGCACGGGGCCACCAGGTGAAGGTGCTGACCGCGTATCCGAACTACCCGTCGGGCCGGATCTTCCCCGGCTACCGTCAGCGCTGGCGCCACACGGAGGCCGACGGCGCGGTCGCCGTGCACCGCGTCCCCCTTTTCGCCGACCATTCGCCGAGCGCCGTCAAGCGCATGCTCAACTACGTGTCCTTCGCGCTGAGCTCCGCGACCGCAGGCCGCCTCGGCCGCGGCGCTGACGTGATCTACGTGTACGCCACCCAGATGACCGCGGGCTTCGGGCCCTGGCTCTGGCGGGCGATGGGCGGCACCCCCTATGTGCTGCACGTGCAAGACCTCTGGCCGGACTCCATCGTGGGCTCCTCGTTCGTGGCCGGCGGCCGCGCGTCCCGTCTGGTGTCCGGCGTGCTCGATCCCTGGCTCCGGAGCGCATATGGGCGGGCGGCCGGCGTGATCGGCATCGCGCCGACCATGGTGGCCACGCTCACTGCGCGGGGAGTTCCGAGGGACCGCGCTCACCTCGTGTACAACTGGGCCGACGCCGGCGAGACGGTGACCTCGACACTGCCTCCCGCGGAGGCTCCGCGCGCCGAGATCGTCTATGCGGGCAATGTCGGCGACATGCAGGATCTCGACACCGTCGTCCGGGCGACCCACGCCGCTGCGGATGCGGGGGTGCGACTGACGATCGTCGGCGACGGGGTGGCGAAGCCGGCCCTCCGCGCGCTCGTCGACTCCCTGGGCGCCGAGAACGTCCACTTCCTGGACCCGGTCCCGCGCGAGCGGATGCGGGAGGTCTACGCCCGGGCCGACTACGCCCTGGTCTCCCTCAGGGACAGGCCCGTCTTCCGCGGCACCATCCCCTCCAAGCTCCAGGCCGTGCTGTCGGCCGGGCTTCCGGTCGTGACCACCGTGCAGGGCGATGTCCGAGCGCTGGTGAACGACGCATCGGCAGGGCTGACCGCGGACGCCGAAGACGTAGGCTCGATCGAGGCCGCTCTCCGTGCCGCGGCCACCCTCCCGGCAGCCGACCGCGCCGCCATGGGGCGACGAGGGCGCGAGCTGTACGACAGGCACTTCTCCCGGGACTCCGGGATATCCAGCATCGAGGGGCTCCTCACGGCAGCCGCGAAAGGAACGAGCAGATGA
- a CDS encoding NeuD/PglB/VioB family sugar acetyltransferase codes for MTERIIVLGAGGFGRETLDVVAALIAGGAALELVGVIDPGARDLDRERLAARDVPLLGTFEEWRAGARGDERFVVGIGAPAVRRRIAASLHDAGFRAATLVHPSAVIGTQTRVGEGAVITAGVQVSTNVDIGAHVHLNPASVIGHDAALADFVSVNPGAIVSGNVVVESGVLLGAGSVVLQGLTVGAGATVGAAACVTRDVAPAATVVGVPARPVAIGDPA; via the coding sequence ATGACTGAGCGCATCATCGTGCTGGGGGCCGGCGGATTCGGCCGGGAGACGCTGGACGTCGTGGCGGCCCTGATCGCCGGCGGCGCCGCGCTCGAGCTCGTCGGCGTGATCGACCCCGGCGCCCGTGACCTCGACCGCGAGCGACTCGCGGCGCGCGATGTGCCCCTGCTCGGCACATTCGAGGAATGGCGGGCAGGTGCGCGCGGTGATGAGCGCTTCGTCGTCGGCATCGGTGCGCCCGCGGTGCGCCGCAGGATCGCCGCCTCTCTGCACGACGCCGGCTTCCGCGCCGCCACGCTCGTCCATCCGTCAGCCGTGATCGGCACTCAGACGCGTGTCGGCGAGGGTGCCGTCATCACGGCAGGGGTGCAGGTGTCGACCAACGTCGACATCGGCGCACACGTCCACCTCAACCCGGCCAGTGTCATCGGTCACGATGCCGCGCTCGCCGACTTCGTCTCCGTGAACCCGGGGGCGATCGTCTCCGGGAACGTCGTCGTCGAGTCGGGCGTCCTGCTCGGCGCCGGTTCCGTCGTCCTCCAGGGGCTCACGGTGGGGGCCGGCGCCACCGTCGGAGCCGCGGCGTGCGTGACGCGAGACGTCGCCCCCGCGGCGACGGTGGTCGGAGTGCCCGCGCGCCCGGTGGCGATTGGGGACCCCGCATGA